The following are from one region of the Accipiter gentilis unplaced genomic scaffold, bAccGen1.1, whole genome shotgun sequence genome:
- the LOC126036778 gene encoding spidroin-2-like isoform X26 — MWGHRGPGEVGTWDVGTSGTRGGGNVGCEVLLEVGQGDMETSGTGEVGTWDVGTSGIGEVGTWDVGTSGIGEVGTWDVGTSGTRDVGTWDVGTWDVGTSGTRGGGDVGCEVLLEVGHGDMETSGIGDVGTWDVGTSGIGEVGMWDVGTSGTRGGGNVGCEVLLEVGQGDMETSGTGEVGTWDVGTSGTGEVGTWDVKCSWRWDKGTWRHQGLGRWGRGMWGHQGLGRWGRGMWGHQGPGMWGRGMWGRGMWGHQGPGEVGTWDVKCSWRWDMGTWRHQGLGMWGRGMWGHQGLGRWGRGMWGRGMWEHRGPGEVGTWDVKCSWRWDMGTWRHQGLGRWGRGMWGHQGLGRWERGMWGHQGPGMWGRGMWGRGMWGHQGPGEVGTWDVKCSWRWDMGTWRHQGLGRWGRGMWEHQGLGRWGRGMWGHQGPGEVGTWDVKCSWRWDMGTWRHQGLGRWGRGMWGHQGLGRWGRGMWGHQGLGRWGRGMWGHQGPGMWGRGMWGRGMWGHQGPGMWGRGMWGRGMWGHQGPGEVGTWDVKCSWRWDMGTWRHQGLGMWGRGMWEHRGPGRWERGM; from the exons aggtggggacgtgggatgtggggacatcagggattggggaggtggggacgtgggatgtggggacatcagggattggggaggtggggacgtgggatgtggggacatcagggaccagggatgtggggacgtgggatgtggggacgtgggatgtggggacatcagggaccaggggaggtggggacgtgggatgtgaagtgctcctggaggtgggacatggggacatggagacatcagggattggggatgtggggacgtgggatgtggggacatcagggattggggaggtggggatgtgggatgtggggacatcggggaccaggggaggtgggaacgtgggatgtgaagtgctcctggaggtgggacaaggggacatggagacatcagggaccggggaggtggggacgtgggatgtgggaaCATCGGGGACCGGGGAGGTGGGAACGTGGGATGTGAAGTGCTCCTGGAGGTGGGACAAGGGGACATGGAgacatcagggattggggaggtggggacgtgggatgtggggacatcagggattggggag gtggggacgtgggatgtggggacatcagggaccagggatgtggggacgtgggatgtggggacgtgggatgtggggacatcagggaccaggggaggtggggacgtgggatgtgaagtgctcctggaggtgggacatggggacatggagacatcagggattggggatgtggggacgtgggatgtggggacatcagggattggggaggtggggacgtgggatgtggggacgtgggatgtgggaacatcggggaccaggggag gtgggaacgtgggatgtgaagtgctcctggaggtgggacatggggacatggagacatcagggattggggag gtggggacgtgggatgtggggacatcagggattggggaggtgggaacgtgggatgtggggacatcagggaccagggatgtggggacgtgggatgtggggacgtgggatgtggggacatcagggaccaggggaggtggggacgtgggatgtgaagtgctcctggaggtgggacatggggacatggagacatcagggattggggaggtggggacgtgggatgtgggaaCATCAGGgactggggaggtggggacgtgggatgtggggacatcagggaccaggggag gtgggaacgtgggatgtgaagtgctcctggaggtgggacatggggacatggagacatcagggattggggaggtggggacgtgggatgtggggacatcagggattggggag gtggggacgtgggatgtggggacatcagggattggggaggtggggacgtgggatgtggggacatcagggaccagggatgtggggacgtgggat gtggggacgtgggatgtggggacatcagggaccagggatgtggggacgtgggatgtggggacgtgggatgtggggacatcagggaccaggggag gtgggaacgtgggatgtgaagtgctcctggaggtgggacatggggacatggagacatcagggattggggat gtggggacgtgggatgtgggaaCATCGGGGACCGGGGAGGTGGGAACGTGGGATGTGA